In Pseudobacter ginsenosidimutans, the following are encoded in one genomic region:
- a CDS encoding RagB/SusD family nutrient uptake outer membrane protein gives MKYILITVLLVGMITAPSCKREELLSPLPPTSIIDSFAFDTPERIINQVRALYSNLKNGQFYGGRYLIYNDIRGEEFLNQLTNGVTGYGTWNFALTNTAQEVQGLWSQAYYVINTANVFLDGLTTKGKGIVSDSLALDYEAEAKFIRALSYYSLLQLYARPYWDGNGSKPGLPLRLKGNKSIQDYSLERSTVTQIYDQVLTDLNFAETNLPLQYGTAALNTTRAHRNTAIALKTRVYMSMQRYDKVIEEAGKIVGAGPVSSAATGVKHKLESDITTVFASPYTSVESILSMPMSADEVPGTQNQLAYYYSPTSANGGIGNGEYALNPDGIIANTGWTAADKRRSFIHTTASTGKKWLIKYKVRSPFTDWIPVIRYSEVLLNYAEALVRETNSVDTRALEMLNEVRKRSDAATTLAPADFDAMIDALLTERRIEFLGEGRRSPDLLRLGLTIPGKAAVVAVPATDIKYIWPISAAELLLNSKMIDNK, from the coding sequence ATGAAATATATTCTGATAACTGTTTTACTGGTTGGCATGATAACGGCTCCCTCCTGCAAAAGGGAAGAGCTGCTGAGCCCGCTTCCCCCCACCAGTATCATCGACAGCTTTGCATTCGATACACCTGAAAGGATCATCAATCAGGTGCGTGCATTGTATTCCAATCTCAAGAACGGGCAATTCTATGGTGGCCGTTATCTTATCTACAACGATATCAGGGGCGAAGAATTCCTGAACCAACTCACCAATGGTGTAACAGGATATGGCACCTGGAACTTTGCACTTACCAATACTGCACAGGAAGTGCAGGGGCTATGGTCGCAGGCTTATTATGTGATCAATACCGCCAATGTTTTCCTGGATGGATTGACCACCAAGGGTAAGGGTATTGTGAGCGATAGCCTTGCACTCGACTATGAAGCAGAAGCGAAGTTCATCCGGGCGCTGAGTTATTACAGTTTGTTGCAATTGTATGCCCGTCCCTACTGGGATGGTAATGGCAGCAAACCCGGATTGCCGCTACGTTTGAAAGGGAATAAATCGATCCAGGATTATTCGCTCGAACGCAGCACTGTAACGCAGATCTATGACCAGGTACTGACTGATCTGAATTTTGCAGAGACCAATCTGCCGCTGCAATATGGTACTGCGGCATTGAATACAACAAGGGCACACCGAAATACTGCCATTGCACTGAAAACAAGGGTTTACATGAGTATGCAGCGATATGATAAAGTGATCGAAGAGGCCGGCAAGATTGTTGGCGCCGGTCCTGTTTCATCCGCAGCAACGGGAGTAAAGCATAAACTGGAATCAGATATTACCACAGTATTTGCTTCTCCATATACTTCAGTTGAGTCCATTCTTTCCATGCCCATGTCGGCCGATGAAGTACCCGGAACACAGAACCAGCTGGCTTATTATTATAGCCCAACCAGCGCCAACGGCGGTATCGGTAATGGTGAATATGCACTCAACCCGGACGGCATCATTGCCAATACAGGATGGACAGCTGCAGATAAGCGTCGCAGCTTTATTCACACTACAGCATCCACCGGCAAGAAATGGTTGATCAAGTACAAAGTGCGCAGTCCGTTTACAGACTGGATCCCTGTGATCCGTTATTCTGAAGTGCTGCTGAACTATGCAGAAGCGCTGGTGAGGGAAACAAATAGCGTGGATACGAGAGCGTTAGAAATGCTGAATGAAGTGCGCAAGCGTTCTGATGCAGCTACCACCCTGGCGCCAGCTGATTTTGATGCCATGATAGATGCATTGCTGACTGAACGCAGGATCGAGTTCCTGGGAGAAGGAAGAAGAAGCCCCGATCTGCTCCGGCTTGGATTGACAATTCCCGGCAAAGCGGCCGTGGTGGCCGTTCCTGCTACAGACATCAAATACATCTGGCCAATTTCAGCTGCAGAGTTGTTGCTGAACAGTAAAATGATTGACAATAAATAA
- the porZ gene encoding type IX secretion system anionic LPS delivery protein PorZ — MPNRKSLLLPLLILLHAISSAQLQPVGQWRDHLPYHQAIAVTQQQSIVWCATPFSIFSVDPSDNSIERFSRISGLSETGIGAIGADPDGNKLVIAYSNSNVDVLLQNTVHNIDAIKNSTISGNKTINHIYVQQQRALLSTGLGIILLNLEKYEVSDTWIIGSNGNKIEVYNTVADAQFYYAATEEGLKRAPVNANNLSDYRNWEMLSGTDGLPAGNIKAVVLSGSQLFAQWNNQLFAWQNNNWTSVYNDGWEIRELRASGNKLLLTELNGSQARVVSLTNAGIVESIIQHPVFTAAPRQAIWFQQQYWIADDSKGLSATDGAGNFEPFVPPSPAAVASGQMQVLNNTLWVASGSVTSNWEPANNRNGLYRFQDDNWTNVNAATANLPDSINDIVSVAIDPTDQSIWAGSFDDGLLHIQEGKPLSVLKQNSPIQPAYFSTGSYRVSGLNFDASGNLWISNYGSPGELVVRKPDGNFKSFTIPFPVSENAVAQLIADDYNQVWMVSPKGNGLYVFSYGNSIDNPSDDQWKWYRSGTGNGNLPDNNVNCIAKDQSGFIWIGTNRGIGIIQCPQDANSNTGCEAILPVVQSDNFAGYLFRDEQVQCIAVDGADRKWVGTKNGVWLISADGSKTLYRFHTGNSPLVDNDVQQIAANGFTGEIFFSTPKGICSFRSTATDGGSTNQNLLVFPNPVPPGYNGTIAIRGLVNNAIVKITETDGRLVYQTRALGGQAIWNGRHYNGSKVSSGIYLVLVTDENKREQTAAKIVFIK, encoded by the coding sequence ATGCCGAACCGGAAATCCTTATTACTCCCACTTCTCATACTACTGCATGCCATTAGTTCCGCCCAGCTCCAGCCGGTTGGACAGTGGAGGGACCACCTCCCTTATCATCAGGCCATTGCTGTAACTCAACAGCAATCGATTGTCTGGTGCGCCACGCCATTCAGCATTTTTTCTGTAGATCCCTCAGATAATTCCATCGAGCGTTTCAGCCGTATCAGCGGACTTTCGGAAACGGGCATTGGCGCCATCGGTGCAGATCCGGATGGCAACAAGCTGGTGATTGCCTATTCCAACAGTAACGTGGATGTACTGCTCCAGAACACCGTGCATAATATCGACGCTATAAAAAACTCCACCATCAGCGGCAACAAGACCATCAACCATATCTACGTACAACAGCAGCGCGCCCTGCTGAGTACCGGACTGGGCATCATACTGCTCAATCTCGAAAAATATGAAGTAAGTGATACCTGGATCATCGGCAGCAATGGCAACAAGATCGAAGTATATAACACTGTTGCTGATGCGCAATTTTATTACGCAGCAACTGAAGAAGGATTGAAACGTGCACCCGTAAACGCCAATAACCTCTCCGATTATCGCAACTGGGAAATGCTTTCAGGAACTGATGGATTACCGGCCGGCAATATAAAAGCAGTTGTTTTATCAGGAAGCCAATTATTCGCGCAATGGAACAACCAGTTGTTTGCCTGGCAGAACAATAACTGGACATCTGTTTACAACGATGGCTGGGAGATCCGGGAATTAAGAGCTTCCGGCAACAAACTACTGCTCACTGAACTGAACGGATCACAGGCGAGAGTGGTGAGCCTCACCAATGCAGGCATCGTTGAAAGCATCATTCAACATCCTGTATTCACTGCTGCTCCCAGACAGGCTATCTGGTTTCAACAACAATACTGGATCGCCGATGACAGCAAAGGATTAAGCGCCACCGATGGTGCCGGTAATTTCGAACCCTTCGTTCCGCCTTCCCCTGCTGCTGTTGCAAGCGGACAAATGCAGGTACTCAACAATACACTCTGGGTTGCTTCCGGCAGTGTAACTTCCAACTGGGAACCTGCCAACAACCGCAACGGGCTTTATCGCTTCCAGGACGATAACTGGACGAATGTAAATGCCGCCACCGCTAACTTACCCGATAGCATAAACGATATTGTAAGTGTTGCTATCGATCCCACTGACCAATCCATCTGGGCAGGCTCTTTCGACGACGGCCTCCTGCATATACAGGAAGGCAAGCCACTGTCAGTACTCAAACAGAACTCGCCCATTCAACCTGCCTATTTTTCAACCGGCAGCTATCGCGTAAGCGGCCTCAACTTCGACGCAAGCGGCAATCTGTGGATCAGCAACTACGGATCACCGGGAGAACTGGTAGTAAGAAAGCCTGATGGGAATTTCAAATCCTTCACCATTCCTTTTCCTGTTTCGGAAAATGCAGTGGCGCAACTCATAGCAGATGATTACAACCAGGTATGGATGGTTTCACCCAAAGGCAATGGTCTCTATGTTTTCTCCTACGGCAATTCCATCGACAATCCATCCGATGATCAATGGAAATGGTATCGCAGCGGAACCGGTAATGGCAATCTGCCCGACAATAATGTGAACTGCATCGCCAAAGACCAGAGCGGATTTATCTGGATCGGTACCAACCGTGGCATCGGCATTATACAATGCCCACAGGACGCCAACAGCAATACAGGCTGCGAAGCCATTCTTCCAGTGGTGCAATCCGACAATTTCGCCGGCTATCTTTTTCGCGATGAACAGGTGCAATGCATTGCCGTGGATGGAGCCGACCGCAAATGGGTAGGTACAAAAAATGGCGTATGGCTGATCAGCGCAGATGGCAGCAAAACATTGTACCGGTTCCATACGGGTAATAGTCCTTTAGTTGATAACGACGTGCAACAGATTGCCGCCAACGGTTTCACCGGAGAGATCTTCTTTTCCACCCCCAAAGGCATTTGCTCTTTCCGCAGCACAGCAACAGATGGAGGCTCCACCAATCAGAACCTGCTGGTATTCCCGAACCCTGTACCACCTGGTTACAATGGAACCATTGCAATCAGGGGTTTGGTCAACAACGCCATTGTTAAGATCACGGAAACGGACGGCAGGCTGGTGTACCAGACCCGCGCCCTGGGTGGACAAGCCATCTGGAATGGCAGGCATTATAATGGCAGTAAAGTTTCTTCAGGCATATATCTCGTACTGGTTACCGATGAAAACAAAAGGGAACAAACAGCCGCAAAAATTGTATTCATCAAATAA
- a CDS encoding SusC/RagA family TonB-linked outer membrane protein, whose amino-acid sequence MRKLVALLLAVVLCYAHARSQTRTITGKVTDETGSPIPNVSVIIKGTKTGTTTSMDGTYSLPVPANAKTLIFSAVGQVPQEVSIGDRTLVNASLKSTDKELQEVVVVGYGTQKRKDVTGSIVTVKGAAVAEKPVQSFEAALGGRAAGVQISVPNGVMNNPPVFRIRGTNSISLSSYPLIVVDGIPVYTGDFSGTSSGGNTLAAINPADIETIDIAKDAAAASIYGSRAANGVVFITTKKGKSGRARVNYNGWVGWTKTQRLPELLNAQQYTDLKNEGLKNNNSYNTDPNDGITDTYFALTNGPDGKPIDTRWYDHVYRTGISHNHTINVSGANDNTNYYFSANYTDQQGVIKRNDFKRQGILFNIDQKVTKWFNVGGKINYSNEKNLAAASSGSLPGEAFATGGLGRVVMVLPPSVSPYNNDGSFNASSGTIGPMNNKIAGGFSYYNPALSLKYNRSNTEMNHVMANAYGQVKPFSWLTLRSVFSVDYIYVDNESYSHQLTGEGAASTGSATSTFSKNKRTVWTNTASYDQVFLDKHTVQLMLGTEEQRSTATGFGLNRTNVSDPYFVNIQSAWANVATSGSSLGENYLYSQFASVRYNYENKYYISGNVRQDEYSGLGYNNRKGTFYGVSGGWEIANENFWTKAGFDKIFNSFRIRGSYGKVGNIGGIGNNESYTTYAGGTYGGSPTLNYNNLGNPALEWETSKKFDIGLAFGVLNDRISVEFNYYKNTVDGLILDVPQIPSAGIPGNAVRMNVGSLYNKGIELSINATPVKAKDFSWNTSFNIGINKNEVTALAPGLSSIIVTTPAGASTNESVSASLPGYSVGTLKVVRTGGVDPATGRRIFYNAAGQAVLYSHYPQAWRFADGATSPAITLNDGIPLYNAIPKQIGGWNNTFSYKGFELDVLLTYQLGFYIYYGTNAGLHDQRFWNSTTDILDHWKKAGDVAQWPKIVYGDNVSNGSSLPLDINVFKGDFVKLRNVQVSYNLPKTLVGKAGLGSIKFYVSGQNLAMITDYPGPDPEVSTNGNNSANPSIDRNQVGNARTITVGVSVGF is encoded by the coding sequence ATGAGAAAATTAGTAGCCCTGCTTCTGGCAGTTGTGCTTTGCTATGCACATGCCAGATCACAAACCCGTACAATCACGGGTAAAGTCACGGATGAAACCGGAAGTCCCATCCCCAATGTTTCGGTGATCATCAAAGGAACCAAAACAGGAACCACCACTTCAATGGACGGTACTTACTCCCTCCCGGTGCCGGCAAATGCCAAAACACTTATTTTTTCCGCCGTAGGCCAGGTGCCACAGGAAGTGTCCATCGGCGATCGTACGCTGGTGAATGCATCACTGAAGTCGACCGACAAAGAGCTTCAGGAAGTAGTGGTAGTGGGATATGGCACACAGAAAAGAAAAGATGTAACGGGCAGCATCGTTACGGTGAAAGGTGCTGCAGTTGCTGAAAAGCCTGTTCAGAGTTTCGAGGCCGCACTCGGTGGCCGCGCTGCCGGTGTGCAGATCTCTGTGCCGAACGGAGTAATGAACAATCCGCCTGTATTCAGGATCCGCGGAACAAACTCCATTTCCCTGAGCTCTTATCCGCTGATCGTTGTGGATGGGATCCCGGTGTACACAGGTGATTTCAGTGGCACCAGTTCCGGTGGTAATACGCTTGCCGCCATCAACCCCGCTGATATCGAAACCATCGATATCGCCAAAGATGCAGCGGCAGCATCCATCTACGGAAGCCGCGCTGCCAACGGTGTGGTATTCATCACTACCAAAAAAGGTAAATCAGGAAGAGCCAGAGTGAACTACAACGGATGGGTGGGCTGGACCAAAACACAGCGCCTTCCGGAACTGCTGAATGCACAGCAATACACAGACCTCAAGAATGAAGGATTGAAGAACAACAATTCTTACAACACTGATCCCAACGATGGGATCACCGATACCTACTTTGCACTCACCAATGGCCCGGATGGAAAGCCCATCGATACTCGCTGGTATGATCATGTATATCGCACAGGGATTTCGCATAACCATACTATTAATGTTTCCGGTGCAAACGACAACACCAATTATTATTTCTCTGCCAACTATACGGACCAGCAGGGCGTGATCAAAAGGAACGATTTCAAACGCCAGGGCATTCTCTTCAATATCGATCAGAAGGTAACCAAATGGTTCAATGTTGGTGGAAAGATCAATTATTCCAATGAAAAGAACCTGGCTGCCGCCAGCTCCGGCTCATTGCCTGGTGAAGCATTTGCAACAGGTGGTCTGGGCCGTGTGGTAATGGTGCTGCCGCCCAGCGTATCGCCTTACAATAATGACGGCTCATTCAACGCATCCAGTGGTACTATCGGACCGATGAACAATAAGATCGCTGGCGGTTTCAGTTACTATAACCCGGCCCTGTCGCTCAAATACAACAGGTCGAATACAGAAATGAACCACGTGATGGCCAATGCTTACGGGCAGGTAAAGCCATTCAGCTGGCTGACGCTTCGCAGTGTATTCAGCGTGGATTATATCTATGTAGACAATGAATCTTATTCGCATCAGCTCACAGGCGAAGGCGCCGCCAGCACAGGCAGTGCCACCAGTACATTCAGCAAGAATAAAAGAACAGTCTGGACCAATACTGCATCTTATGATCAGGTTTTCCTGGATAAGCACACCGTACAATTGATGCTGGGTACGGAAGAGCAAAGATCAACTGCAACAGGTTTCGGACTTAACAGGACCAATGTGTCTGATCCTTATTTCGTCAACATACAATCGGCCTGGGCTAATGTGGCCACTTCGGGTTCTTCGCTGGGTGAAAATTATCTCTATTCCCAGTTCGCCAGTGTTCGCTACAATTACGAAAACAAATATTATATCTCCGGAAACGTACGCCAGGATGAATATTCAGGCCTTGGCTACAATAACCGGAAAGGTACTTTCTACGGAGTGTCCGGCGGTTGGGAAATCGCCAATGAGAATTTCTGGACGAAAGCCGGATTCGATAAGATCTTCAACAGCTTCCGGATCAGGGGGAGCTATGGTAAAGTAGGTAATATCGGCGGCATCGGTAACAACGAATCTTATACAACCTATGCAGGAGGTACTTACGGAGGTTCGCCTACACTCAATTACAATAACCTCGGTAATCCGGCGCTGGAATGGGAAACCAGTAAGAAGTTCGATATCGGATTGGCATTCGGAGTGCTGAACGACAGGATCAGCGTTGAATTCAATTATTACAAGAACACTGTGGATGGACTGATCCTGGATGTGCCACAGATCCCTTCTGCCGGTATTCCGGGTAATGCTGTACGCATGAACGTGGGCTCATTATACAATAAAGGCATCGAACTCAGCATCAATGCAACACCGGTGAAAGCAAAAGACTTCAGCTGGAACACATCATTCAATATCGGTATCAACAAGAACGAGGTTACTGCACTGGCGCCTGGTTTGAGTTCCATCATTGTAACAACACCGGCAGGAGCGTCTACCAACGAATCGGTAAGCGCAAGCCTTCCCGGCTATTCAGTAGGTACACTTAAAGTAGTGCGTACAGGTGGCGTTGATCCTGCTACCGGAAGAAGGATCTTTTACAATGCAGCGGGACAGGCAGTGCTCTATTCCCATTACCCGCAAGCCTGGCGTTTTGCCGATGGTGCTACTTCACCAGCCATCACGCTCAACGACGGAATACCTTTGTACAATGCCATTCCGAAACAGATCGGCGGCTGGAACAATACTTTCTCCTACAAGGGATTTGAACTGGATGTATTGCTCACTTATCAGCTGGGCTTTTACATCTACTACGGAACCAATGCAGGCCTGCACGATCAGCGTTTCTGGAACAGCACTACGGATATCCTGGACCACTGGAAAAAAGCAGGTGATGTTGCACAATGGCCCAAGATCGTTTATGGCGATAACGTCAGCAACGGTTCATCCCTGCCGCTCGACATCAATGTTTTCAAAGGCGATTTTGTGAAGCTTCGTAACGTACAGGTTTCCTATAACCTGCCAAAGACCCTGGTTGGCAAAGCAGGCCTGGGCAGTATCAAATTTTATGTGAGTGGCCAGAACCTGGCTATGATCACCGATTACCCCGGCCCCGATCCGGAAGTGTCCACTAACGGTAACAACTCCGCGAATCCAAGTATCGATCGTAACCAGGTTGGTAATGCCCGCACCATCACTGTTGGCGTATCAGTCGGATTTTAA
- a CDS encoding efflux RND transporter permease subunit → MWGTIARIVLKFRWILLVLLVLATALMAYHASKVQLSYEFTRAIPTDNPKYQEYQEFRKLFGEDGNLMVIGIQTKDLFQDKFYNDYAALVKNIRQVKAVEDVLSIPGAANLLRDSASEKLNAGAVFPDRVLSQHELDSCSAIFLSLPFYQGLLYNPATSTWMMAIRINKDVLNSKARNEVVADIVAAGEAFGKKYGVEMHYSGLPLIRTNMATKVASEMQWFLLGSIVLSAIILLLFFRSISAMTLSLAVVIIGVVWSLGTLEWFGYKISLLTALISPLIVVIGIPNCIYFLNKYHTAYNDADPSLGAKERKFAALHMMIERMGVVTLFCNIAAAIGFAVFGLTKSEILKEFGIVAGINIMALFFISIILIPAVLSFLPSPKPRHTKYLDNKWLLNVLDKLEVWSLHYQKQIYIVTGIVLIVAVAGIFKLRTEGFIVDDLPKTDKIYTDLKFFEHHFKGVMPLEIVVDTKKKNGLRINPLSHFEKIDSLSQFIASQSEMARPLSIVEGLKFARQAYYNGDSASYGLPNSFDIAFLAEYLGSKGNDTSGKQNNFTRIVRSFMDSTRQRARISVNMADVGTKRLPEIIDSLNQRSKQIFDTAKYNIQFTGTSVTFLEGSAFIINGLKESILWAFGLIALCMLYLFRSFRILICSLVPNVIPLIITAGVMGWAGVAIKPSTVLVFSVALGIAIDITIRFLVNYKQETELSKKAPREIVIDTIHKTGISIIYTSLVLIAGFIIFCVSDFGGTKALGWLTSLTLVLATLTNLIFLPALLLTLVKKKK, encoded by the coding sequence ATGTGGGGAACCATTGCCAGGATTGTGCTGAAATTCCGGTGGATCTTACTCGTTCTTTTAGTATTGGCTACTGCTCTGATGGCATATCATGCTTCCAAAGTTCAATTGAGCTATGAATTCACCAGGGCCATCCCTACTGATAATCCCAAGTACCAGGAATACCAGGAATTCAGGAAACTGTTTGGAGAAGATGGTAACCTGATGGTGATCGGGATCCAGACAAAAGACCTTTTCCAGGATAAGTTCTACAACGATTATGCTGCCCTCGTTAAAAATATCCGCCAGGTAAAAGCGGTGGAAGATGTACTCAGCATTCCCGGCGCAGCCAATTTGCTGAGAGATTCCGCGTCTGAAAAACTCAATGCCGGCGCAGTGTTCCCGGATCGTGTATTGAGCCAGCATGAACTGGATAGTTGTTCTGCCATTTTTCTCAGTCTTCCTTTCTACCAGGGACTGCTGTACAATCCTGCCACCAGTACCTGGATGATGGCTATCCGCATCAACAAGGATGTACTGAACTCGAAAGCCCGCAATGAAGTGGTGGCGGATATCGTAGCTGCCGGTGAAGCTTTCGGAAAAAAGTATGGCGTTGAAATGCATTACAGCGGACTGCCGTTGATACGCACCAATATGGCCACCAAGGTGGCCAGTGAAATGCAATGGTTCCTGCTGGGGTCCATCGTGCTTTCTGCTATCATACTATTGCTGTTCTTCAGAAGCATCTCCGCTATGACGCTCTCACTGGCCGTGGTGATCATCGGCGTTGTCTGGAGCCTCGGTACACTTGAATGGTTTGGTTACAAGATCTCACTGCTTACTGCATTGATCTCGCCATTGATAGTTGTGATCGGTATTCCCAACTGTATCTACTTCCTCAATAAATACCATACAGCCTATAATGATGCAGACCCTTCATTGGGCGCCAAAGAAAGAAAGTTTGCCGCATTGCATATGATGATCGAACGGATGGGCGTGGTTACGCTCTTCTGTAATATCGCTGCAGCAATTGGATTCGCTGTATTCGGATTGACCAAGAGCGAGATCCTGAAAGAATTCGGCATTGTGGCAGGTATCAATATCATGGCATTGTTCTTCATCTCCATCATCCTGATCCCTGCAGTGCTGAGCTTTCTGCCTTCTCCCAAACCCAGGCATACGAAATACCTCGATAACAAATGGCTGCTCAATGTGCTGGATAAGCTGGAAGTATGGAGCCTGCACTATCAGAAACAGATCTATATCGTTACAGGGATCGTGCTGATCGTAGCAGTGGCTGGTATCTTCAAACTGCGCACAGAAGGCTTCATCGTGGACGATCTGCCGAAGACAGATAAGATCTATACCGACCTGAAATTCTTCGAACATCATTTCAAAGGAGTGATGCCGCTGGAGATAGTGGTTGATACAAAGAAGAAAAACGGATTGAGAATAAATCCACTCTCGCATTTCGAGAAGATCGACAGCCTCAGCCAGTTCATTGCATCGCAGTCTGAAATGGCCAGGCCATTATCGATTGTGGAAGGATTGAAGTTTGCGCGGCAGGCTTACTACAATGGCGACAGCGCCAGCTATGGCCTCCCCAACTCCTTCGATATCGCATTCCTGGCGGAATATCTTGGCAGTAAAGGAAACGACACAAGCGGCAAGCAAAACAATTTCACACGCATCGTTCGCTCATTCATGGACAGTACCAGGCAGCGCGCGCGCATCAGCGTGAATATGGCCGATGTTGGCACCAAGAGATTGCCCGAGATCATCGATTCGCTCAACCAGCGCAGCAAACAGATATTCGACACAGCCAAATACAATATTCAGTTCACCGGCACTTCTGTTACCTTCCTGGAAGGAAGCGCCTTTATCATCAACGGACTGAAAGAAAGTATTCTCTGGGCCTTCGGGTTGATCGCCCTTTGTATGCTTTATCTCTTCCGTTCTTTCCGCATCCTGATCTGTTCCCTTGTACCGAATGTGATACCCCTGATCATTACAGCCGGTGTGATGGGATGGGCAGGTGTTGCTATCAAACCTTCTACAGTACTTGTTTTCAGCGTAGCGCTCGGTATTGCAATCGATATCACCATCCGCTTTCTCGTGAACTATAAACAGGAAACAGAGCTGAGCAAAAAAGCACCACGTGAAATTGTGATCGATACGATCCATAAAACAGGCATCAGCATTATCTACACTTCACTGGTACTGATTGCTGGCTTCATCATTTTCTGTGTAAGCGATTTCGGTGGTACAAAAGCGTTAGGATGGCTGACATCACTCACACTCGTGCTGGCTACATTGACCAATCTTATTTTCTTACCTGCGTTGCTTCTGACACTGGTAAAAAAGAAAAAATAG